The region GTCCTGCAACCCAATTCCGGCGTGCGCGGCCCCGACGCACGGCACCGGCAACGCCTCGGGGCAAACGGGATTACCGGAGGAGACTGACAATGCATTTCAACAAACCGACCCTGACCGCGCTGGCCGCATCCATGGCAATGCTGGGCCTTGCGGGCACCGCACAGGCGCAGGACAAGGAAATCGTCACCGTGGTCAAAGTCACGGGCGAAAACTGGTTCACCCGCATGGAAGAGGGCGTGAACGCCTACGAAGCGGACACCGACGGCATCGCCGCCCGTCAGGTCGGACCGGGCCGGGCCGATGCGGCGCAGCAGGCCGCCATCGTGCAGGATCTCATCGCGCAGGGCGTCGACGCGCTGGCCATCGTGCCGATGGACCCCTCGACGCTGGAAGGCGTGCTGCGCCGCGCGCAGCAGCGCGGGATCACCGTGATCACCCATGAGGCCGACAATATGGTGAACACCCAGCTCGACCTGGAAGCCTTCGACAACGCAGAATTCGGCGCGCATTTCGCCGAGGACATCGCCGAGTGCATGGGCCAGTCAGGCAAGTGGACCTCCTTCGTCGGTTCGCTCGGCTCTCTGACCCATGTGCAATGGGCCGACGGCGGCGCGGACTACATGGCGCAGTTCCCCGAGATGGAGCTTGTTTCGCCCAAGAACGAGAGCTTCAACGACGCCAACCGCGCCTATGAGCTGGCCAAGGAAATCCTGCGCAGTCATCCCGACATCAAGGGCTTTCAGGGCGGCTCGGCCATCGACGTGATCGGAATCGGCCGCGCGGTCGAGGAAGCCGGGCTCGAGGATGAAACCTGCGTCTACGGTCTTGGCCTGCCCAAGGACAGCTCTGCCTATCTGGAAAGCGGCGCGGTGGACGGCATCGCCTTCTGGGACCCGAAGGATGCGGGCTATGTCATGAACATCCTCGCCCACAAGGTGCTGAACGGCGAAGAAATCGCCACCGGCGACGACCTTGGCGTGCCGGGTTACACCAATGTGACCGTCAGCGACGGGCCGGGTGAGGGCAAGATCGTCCGTGGCCAGGCCTGGGTCGACGTGACGGCGGACAACTGGTCCGACTTCCCGTTCTGATCCGACCGCCAGAACCGGGGCAGGGGCGCGGCGCGTCCCTGTCCTCTTGCGACCCTGCGCCCGCGCAACCGCCCCGACAGGAGCAAAGCCATGCCCGATCCCTTTCTGGAAACCCGCGCGCTGCATAAACGCTATGGCGGTGTGCATGCGCTGAAGGGGGTCAGCCTGAGAATCGAACGCGGCAAGTTCTACCACCTGCTGGGCGAGAACGGCTGCGGCAAGTCCACGCTGATCAAGATCATCTCGGGGGCGCAGCCCGCCACCTCGGGGCAGGTCATCGTCG is a window of Ponticoccus alexandrii DNA encoding:
- a CDS encoding substrate-binding domain-containing protein — protein: MHFNKPTLTALAASMAMLGLAGTAQAQDKEIVTVVKVTGENWFTRMEEGVNAYEADTDGIAARQVGPGRADAAQQAAIVQDLIAQGVDALAIVPMDPSTLEGVLRRAQQRGITVITHEADNMVNTQLDLEAFDNAEFGAHFAEDIAECMGQSGKWTSFVGSLGSLTHVQWADGGADYMAQFPEMELVSPKNESFNDANRAYELAKEILRSHPDIKGFQGGSAIDVIGIGRAVEEAGLEDETCVYGLGLPKDSSAYLESGAVDGIAFWDPKDAGYVMNILAHKVLNGEEIATGDDLGVPGYTNVTVSDGPGEGKIVRGQAWVDVTADNWSDFPF